A window of the Henckelia pumila isolate YLH828 chromosome 3, ASM3356847v2, whole genome shotgun sequence genome harbors these coding sequences:
- the LOC140888160 gene encoding uncharacterized protein, which produces MKIASWNMRGFNKPLKQRHVQGVLKKYNLSILGLLEVKVNVNLVDRMMDTKFPGLSFVHNFHMCTNSRILAMWDSKEVRLDVLGMSDQVIHVSVVCLHSQRVFLASFIYGRNSVVARRPLWDFLINHGENISLPWILLGDFNCVRYPHEKMGGILIVPRDMADLRNCINRLELSDVNHVGCYYTWFSLAVSSKLDRVMVNHHWSESNLDVYADFVAPGCFSDHTCCVVSIFRDSTRRATPFKFFNMWATHPDFLQLVRSNWWFSGGGTTQFLLKKKLHGMKRVLKQLNERHFSHISSRAKRESEELAEAQSIALNSGVIDNSIVALRRKAEFLLEAERLFLSQKAKCEYLKHSDRCSKFFHGMIKRNIRRNKIVALTLRDGSTSMDQNKIADEFVNFYRALLGSSLERDTLDTSLVAPGPKVEEASWEGLIRDVSMEEVKSALFNIEDDKAPGPYGFGAAFFKKAWSTIDGDVIAAVLEFFRSGGQLFGFFKGARGLRQGDPLSPFLFVLCMEMLSRSLLHASTMSDFQFHPRCEHFNITHLVYADDLLILSKGDVPSVKIILDCVGKFGKMAGLRANAMKSNLFMAAVKEPARSEIIRLSGYQIGSFPFRYLGIPLAAGRLREGDYSGLVDGIAKKIASWPRNTLSYAGKLELLRSVVQGVECYWLSFLPISFGVIDKIDKICRNFMWTSKHPPIAWRKVCSPVEDGGLGLRDLRIWNKTLLAKTLWDIHKKKDTLWVKWINHYYWDNLEDWRARKDDNILIKKLVELRDELAVRFNGWTNAALQLDSWFQKRDGLTLLYKSFFNGAGRWPWKPIVWKPYILPKHRIIFWLVAHGKCLTKDRQPYVQDQSCGFCGVVNENAQHVFFECTVSLQLWARLWEWSYRGTTFKKRRCQTGVAAVFIIFGVHLYVPEYAQSSCMGRVAQDSCLMVFRAILPLRMGFLEDLFRFVRVAGFLQSDSFYALLDLGQCLCTSLFMSTFKLDVMLASIPSFGLSGYMYGYWGGLASFCFSLFVMGH; this is translated from the exons ATGAAGATTGCAAGTTGGAACATGAGGGGTTTCAATAAGCCCCTCAAACAAAGGCACGTTCAAGGAGTGTTGAAAAAATACAACTTGAGCATCCTTGGGTTACTTGAAGTTAAGGTTAATGTTAATCTTGTGGATAGAATGATGGATACTAAATTCCCTGGTTTGTCTTTCGTGCACAACTTTCATATGTGCACGAACAGTCGTATCCTTGCCATGTGGGATAGTAAGGAAGTGAGGCTAGATGTTCTTGGTATGTCTGATCAAGTTATTCATGTCTCAGTGGTGTGCCTTCACTCTCAGAGAGTCTTTTTAGCTTCCTTCATCTATGGCAGGAATTCGGTGGTGGCTAGGAGACCTCTTTGGGATTTTTTGATCAACCATGGGGAGAATATTTCCCTCCCCTGGATCCTGTTAGGGGATTTTAACTGTGTTAGATACCCTCATGAGAAGATGGGTGGCATTCTTATTGTCCCGAGAGATATGGCAGATCTGAGAAATTGTATCAATCGGTTGGAGCTCTCAGATGTGAATCATGTTGGGTGCTACTACACTTGGTTTAGCCTGGCTGTTTCTTCTAAGCTTGATCGAGTTATGGTCAATCATCATTGGAGTGAATCGAATTTGGATGTATATGCTGACTTTGTGGCACCGGGTTGCTTTTCTGACCATACTTGTTGTGTGGTTTCCATCTTCAGGGATAGCACTCGTCGTGCCACACCTTTTAAATTCTTCAATATGTGGGCTACCCACCCGGATTTTCTACAGTTAGTTAGGAGCAATTGGTGGTTCAGTGGGGGTGGCACAACACAATTCCTCCTCAAGAAAAAGCTACATGGGATGAAGAGAGTGCTGAAACAGCTTAATGAGCGTCATTTCAGTCATATCTCTAGTCGGGCTAAGCGTGAGAGTGAGGAACTTGCAGAGGCCCAATCTATTGCCCTTAACTCTGGAGTTATCGACAACTCAATTGTGGCTCTTAGGAGAAAAGCAGAATTCCTTCTTGAAGCGGAGCGCTTGTTTCTCTCCCAAAAGGccaaatgtgagtatctcaaaCATAGTGACAGATGCTCCAAATTCTTCCATGGTATGATAAAAAGGAACATCAGGAGAAATAAGATTGTGGCCCTCACTCTCAGAGATGGTTCCACATCCATGGATCAAAATAAAATAGCGGATGAATTTGTGAACTTCTATCGGGCTTTGTTGGGCTCGAGTTTGGAGAGAGATACCCTGGATACTTCCCTTGTTGCGCCTGGTCCGAAGGTGGAGGAGGCCAGCTGGGAGGGATTAATCAGAGATGTGAGTATGGAGGAAGTCAAGAGTGCCCTGTTCAATATTGAGGATGACAAAGCTCCTGGCCCATATGGTTTCGGGGCTGCTTTCTTTAAAAAGGCTTGGTCCACTATTGATGGTGATGTTATTGCGGCTGTCCTGGAATTCTTTAGGAGTG GTGGACAATTGTTTGGATTCTTCAAAGGGGCCAGAGGCCTTCGTCAGGGAGATCCTCTGTCCCCATTCCTCTTTGTGTTGTGCATGGAAATGCTCTCTAGATCCCTTCTTCATGCTTCTACGATGTCAGATTTCCAGTTTCACCCTAGGTGTGAGCACTTTAACATCACCCACTTGGTGTATGCTGATGATTTGCTGATTCTGTCAAAAGGTGATGTCCCAAGTGTAAAAATCATCCTGGATTGTGTTGGTAAGTTTGGGAAGATGGCTGGCCTCCGTGCTAATGCGATGAAATCTAATCTATTCATGGCAGCTGTCAAAGAGCCAGCGCGTAGTGAAATCATTCGGCTAAGTGGATACCAGATTGGTTCCTTCCCATTTAGGTACCTTGGTATCCCTCTTGCCGCTGGCAGACTTAGGGAAGGAGATTATAGTGGTCTGGTTGATGGGATTGCAAAGAAAATAGCCTCTTGGCCCAGAAATACTCTATCTTATGCTGGGAAACTTGAGTTGCTTCGATCAGTAGTTCAAGGGGTGGAATGTTATTGGCTCTCTTTTCTCCCTATATCCTTTGGAGTCATTGACAAAATTGACAAGATATGCAGGAACTTTATGTGGACTAGCAAACATCCTCCGATTGCTTGGAGGAAAGTTTGCTCACCTGTTGAGGATGGGGGTTTGGGTCTTCGTGACTTGAGAATTTGGAATAAAACCCTATTAGCTAAAACACTCTGGGACATTCACAAAAAGAAAGACACACTGTGGGTGAAATGGATCAACCACTACTACTGGGATAACTTAGAGGACTGGAGAGCCCGAAAAGATGACAACATCCTCATTAAGAAATTGGTCGAGCTTAGAGATGAGCTCGCTGTTAGATTCAACGGTTGGACTAATGCGGCTCTGCAACTGGACTCTTGGTTTCAAAAGAGGGATGGACTTACACTTCTTTATAAAAGCTTCTTTAATGGTGCGGGGAGATGGCCTTGGAAGCCAATTGTCTGGAAACCTTACATCCTCCCTAAGCATAGAATTATTTTCTGGCTTGTTGCCCATGGTAAATGCCTTACAAAGGACCGTCAACCGTATGTTCAGGACCAATCTTGTGGGTTCTGTGGGGTTGTGAATGAGAATGCCCAACACGTTTTCTTCGAATGCACAGTCTCCCTACAGCTTTGGGCTCGCCTCTGGGAATG GTCTTACAGGGGCACTACTTTTAAGAAGCGGAGATGCCAGACTGGAGTAGCAGCAGTGTTTATCATATTTGGGGTGCAC TTGTATGTTCCTGAGTATGCTCAGAGTAGTTGTATGGGCAGGGTTGCCCAGGATAGTTGTTTGATGGTTTTTAGAGCCATCCTCCCTCTGCGTATGGGTTTTCTGGAGGACCTTTTCAGATTTGTCAGAGTTGCTGGATTTCTTCAGTCCGATAGCTTCTACGCCTTGCTGGATCTTGGGCAATGTCTCTGCACTTCGCTATTTATGAGTACATTCAAATTGGATGTCATGCTAGCCTCTATACCTAGTTTTGGATTGTCTGGTTATATGTATGGTTATTGGGGTGGTTTGGCTTCGTTTTGTTTTAGTTTGTTTGTGATGGGACATTAA